A genomic region of Streptomyces rimosus contains the following coding sequences:
- a CDS encoding N-acetylmuramoyl-L-alanine amidase gives MAPPLSADRFLAALRAEGVRVVEFGSWRTHNRNSRGAWGPVHGVIVHHTVSSGTASSVQLCRDGYSNLPGPLCHGVIAKDGTVYLVGYGRANHAGGGCPAVLRQVTDESYGTAPSRPTRGNLDGTDGNHAFYGFECINRGDGADPWPAAQLDAIERVSAAICRAHSWGAKSVIGHLEWSKDKIDPRGFTMPAMRARVANRLAGKPGTPNPEEDDVSLTPQQAQQLAEIHRERAIAPWTYKGTDEPRDAYAYLRDTSAAIKAVDAKVTNLKPIDLTDEQMTKLAEKVASAPGLATAIAEAVAQKIADRLAE, from the coding sequence GTGGCCCCGCCCCTGTCCGCGGATCGGTTCCTGGCGGCGCTCAGAGCCGAGGGCGTCCGTGTCGTTGAGTTCGGCTCCTGGCGCACCCACAACCGCAACAGCCGGGGCGCCTGGGGCCCGGTCCACGGTGTCATCGTCCACCACACCGTGTCCTCCGGGACCGCATCGTCCGTGCAGCTCTGCCGCGACGGCTACAGCAACCTCCCGGGCCCACTGTGCCACGGTGTCATCGCCAAAGACGGCACGGTGTACCTCGTCGGTTACGGCCGCGCCAACCACGCTGGTGGCGGCTGCCCTGCCGTGTTGCGGCAGGTCACCGACGAGTCGTACGGCACGGCACCGTCCCGCCCGACCCGGGGCAACCTCGACGGCACCGACGGCAACCACGCCTTCTACGGCTTCGAGTGCATCAACCGCGGCGACGGCGCGGACCCATGGCCCGCCGCCCAGCTCGACGCGATCGAGCGCGTATCGGCCGCCATCTGCCGGGCCCACAGCTGGGGTGCCAAGAGCGTGATCGGCCACTTGGAGTGGTCCAAGGACAAGATCGACCCGCGCGGTTTCACCATGCCAGCCATGCGCGCCCGGGTCGCCAATCGCCTGGCCGGCAAGCCCGGCACCCCCAACCCCGAGGAGGACGACGTGTCCCTCACCCCCCAGCAGGCTCAGCAGCTCGCCGAGATCCACCGAGAGCGCGCGATAGCGCCGTGGACGTACAAAGGCACCGACGAGCCGCGCGACGCCTACGCCTACCTCCGCGACACCAGCGCTGCCATCAAGGCGGTCGACGCCAAGGTCACCAACCTCAAGCCCATCGACCTGACCGACGAGCAGATGACCAAGCTCGCCGAGAAGGTGGCCAGTGCCCCCGGCCTCGCCACCGCGATCGCCGAGGCCGTCGCTCAGAAGATCGCGGATCGCCTCGCCGAGTAA